A single region of the Alosa alosa isolate M-15738 ecotype Scorff River chromosome 6, AALO_Geno_1.1, whole genome shotgun sequence genome encodes:
- the LOC125296485 gene encoding dynein axonemal assembly factor 5-like, producing MAKGDERAAEEVLKALARQLNCLNEDNKSTRKRALETIKKETIDKGLSSVVLQEIFESLLKSLLKCLSDPMERCREIAIHMIGDFIRCVQQPEDSLPYIMPALSQRLGGKEIVEPAEELRLTMLEVISLTVEVCGNRLAPYLEDMVKILQRTIVDPFPDAKRESCKCTINFAKTVPELFHMQAESLIKPLMQTITHQHSRVRVAVIEATGAVIQHGTGKNVDDVLSHFAQRLFDDSPQVRKAVTLVVGDWLLNLRDRYSYFHKLIPLLLSSYHDEIPEIRQITADLWRQVGAQWEKENEDDLKDKMDFLLTSPPLYPSGVERPGLGCRELVVRNLSRLMPAVGRDIGDWLVGTRVKTAQLLSLLMLHAEDHCTQHLQPLLSTLYRACSDPERDVVKPALESARLLGTFVGADVLLKLQLAHVESALSTHPSAPWTPLMVLGVALRGSSAQALRPHLPHITNTLALPEVCQEATQAVYLEQVLECVDALLDVCAGDCSAVSLQLLKVLITVESLATEQEIRDRVEVCMQSLCEAEGVGVACEAYRRHMPALLEWLSISQHSWTGYSLQHTQLEVLATRAGPVIGEFLPLLLPLLQSCLQPSRDPEMRLHLFTMLSKMLLNAPHTLDSQGRFNEHVDVFVCECVLPNLVWQAGRTAAAIRTASLSCMLALLTGGAITTQQLLSFEDKLTPLLVSALEEDSQMCRILACQSISTLLKLTGPDLQPDTLNKIYPEVLKRVDDSSEEVRLAALKTLGVWLSSLGKDYNSHGYQPHLEFLFQQLLLYLDDTDPKVQENTFEVLKAGGAVHPTLLQKEVEAARDKQRCPVYCDKLLQHTQSVN from the exons ATGGCGAAAGGAGATGAACGTGCCGCTGAGGAGGTCTTAAAAGCATTGGCTCGGCAAttaaactgtttaaatgaaGACAACAAAAGCACTAGAAAACGTGCTCTAGAGacaattaaaaaagaaacaatcGATAAGGGCTTGTCAAGCGTTGTTTTACAAGAGATTTTCGAGTCTCTCCTGAAATCGCTCTTGAAATGTCTGTCCGACCCTATGGAAAGATGTAGAGAAATCGCCATTCACATGATCGGAGATTTCATTCGTTGTGTTCAACAACCAGAGGACTCTTTGCCTTATATAATGCCTGCTCTTTCTCAGAGACTTGGTGGAAAAGAAATAGTGGAACCTGCGGAAGAGTTGCGATTAACCATGCTTGAAGTGATTTCTCTAACTGTGGAAGTATGTGGGAACAGACTTGCTCCGTATCTTGAAGATATGGTTAAGATTTTACAACGAACAATCGTCGACCCATTCCCGGACGCAAAAAGAGAAAGTTGTAAATGTACCATCAATTTCGCCAAAACAGTGCCAG AGCTTTTCCACATGCAGGCAGAGAGCCTGATAAAGCCACTGATGCAGACTATCACACATCAGCACTCGCGCGTGCGGGTCGCAGTCATCGAGGCCACAGGTGCTGTCATTCAGCATGGCACGGGCAAGAATGTAGATGACGTGCTATCCCACTTTGCCCAGAGGCTGTTTGACGACTCCCCCCAG GTACGGAAAGCTGTGACTCTGGTGGTTGGTGATTGGCTACTGAACCTTAGAGATCGCTACTCCTACTTCCACAAGCTCATCCCTCTCCTACTCAGCTCCTACCATGATGAAATCCCCGAAATCAG ACAAATCACGGCAGACCTGTGGAGGCAAGTCGGAGCCCAGTGGGAGAAGGAGAATGAGGACGATCTGAAGGACAAGATGGACTTCCTGTTGACGTCCCCTCCACTCTACCCCTCTGGAG TGGAGCGTCCTGGCCTGGGCTGCCGGGAGCTGGTGGTGAGGAACCTGTCTCGTCTGATGCCGGCGGTGGGCCGGGACATTGGCGACTGGCTGGTGGGCACGCGGGTCAAGACCGCCCAGCTGCTGAGCCTGCTGATGCTGCACGCCGAGGACCACTGCACCCAGCATCTCCAGCCGCTCCTCAGCACGCTGTACCGCGCCTGCTCCGACCCCGAGAGAGACGTGGTCAAGCCT gCTCTGGAGTCGGCGCGTCTGCTAGGGACGTTTGTAGGTGCGGACGTGCTGCTGAAGCTGCAGCTGGCTCACGTGGAGAGCGCCCTGTCCACCCACCCCTCGGCCCCCTGGACACCCCTCATGGTGCTGGGAGTGGCACTGAGGGGCAGCTCGGCCCAGGCCCTGCGCCCCCACCTCCCGCACATCACCAACACACTGGCACTGCCCGAAGTGTGCCAGGAGGCCACACAG GCTGTGTATCTGGAGCAGGTGCTGGAGTGTGTGGATGCACTGCTGGATGTGTGTGCTGGAGACTGCAGTGCTGTCAGCCTGCAGCTGCTCAAGGTGCTCATCACTGTGGAGAGCCTGGCCACAGAGCAGGAGATCAGAGACCGG gtGGAGGTATGTATGCAGAGCCTGTGTGAGGCGGAGGGGGTGGGCGTGGCCTGTGAGGCGTACCGGCGGCACATGCCGGCATTGCTTGAGTGGCTGTCCATCAGCCAGCACAGCTGGACGGGCTAcagcctgcagcacacacagctGGAGGTTCTGGCCACGCGCGCAG gcccagTGATTGGGGAGTTCCTGCCCTTGTTGCTGCCCTTGCTTCAGAGCTGCCTGCAGCCCAGCAGAGACCCAGAGATGAGACTGCACCTCTTCACCATGCTTTCCAAGATGCTACTCAACGCACCACACACCCTCGACTCACAGGG GCGTTTCAATGAgcatgtggatgtgtttgtgtgtgagtgtgtgcttcctAACCTGGTGTGGCAGGCGGGGCGCACGGCTGCTGCCATCCGAACCGCTTCCCTCAGCTGCATGCTGGCCCTTCTCACGGGTGGCGCCATCACCACACAGCAG ctgCTGTCGTTTGAGGACAAGCTGACTCCTCTGCTGGTGTCTGCTCTGGAGGAGGACTCCCAGATGTGTCGGATCCTGGCCTGCCAGTCCATCAGCACGCTGTTAAAACTCACTGGGCCCGACCTGCAGCCAGACACTCTCAACAAGATATACCCAG AGGTCCTGAAGCGTGTGGATGACAGCAGTGAGGAGGTGAGGTTGGCGGCCCTGAAGACTCTGGGCGTCTGGCTCTCCTCTCTGGGTAAAGACTACAACTCCCATGGCTACCAGCCCCACCTGGAGTTCCTCTTCCAGCAGCTCCTGCTCTACCTGGACGATACTGACCCCAAGGTGCAGGAAAACACATTTG AGGTGTTAAAAGCAGGAGGTGCCGTCCACCCGACTCTGTTGCAAAAAGAAGTGGAGGCGGCGAGGGACAAACAGCGCTGCCCAGTCTACTGTGACAAGCTACTTCAGCACACTCAGTCAGTTAATTAA